Proteins encoded in a region of the Cydia pomonella isolate Wapato2018A chromosome 3, ilCydPomo1, whole genome shotgun sequence genome:
- the LOC133516347 gene encoding uncharacterized protein LOC133516347, protein MVTAPNDDWTEDLCIKLIHEYRKRPMLWDPKDPFFFKKAMKPEAWEGIGAALNMPADVCKHKMVILQSSFRREKSKIMHSIRDSPDDATYTSTWFAFEEMAFLIDKKSERKRQATGMLDDGCEDGPTAIKKSLVEHYNEMKTEIKKKGKKSTTSKIGTVHPNVCPKPSRNQVAADTEDFASTVSSPVQVVASPPKTVPPLLPMPNRQRDDTLEEIKSFTNFIAYKMKKYSETTKNSVQQAICDIIFKADQNFYDNTTFEDNFSSYQSPHKDEESEEGDMENRTIDIGNGQVITLKMHHHN, encoded by the exons atggtGACAGCACCCAACGATGACTGGACAGAAGATCTCTGCATTAAATTGATACACGAATACAGGAAACGTCCTATGCTATGGGACCCTAAAGATCCGTTCTTTTTCAAAAAGGCCATGAAGCCCGAGGCGTGGGAAGGAATTGGCGCAGCGTTAAATATGCCAGCAGATGTTTGCAAGcataaaatggtaattttgcaaTCGTCGTTTAGAAGAGAGAAATCCAAAATTATGCACAGCATCAGGGACTCACCAG ACGATGCGACGTACACGAGTACCTGGTTTGCCTTCGAAGAAATGGCGTTTTTGATCGACAAAAAATCGGAAAGAAAACGCCAAGCAACG GGAATGTTAGACGACGGCTGTGAGGATGGACCTACAgctattaaaaaatcattagtAGAACATTACAATGAAATGAAAACCGAAATCAAAAAGAAAGGTAAAAAATCGACAACTTCCAAGATAGGTACAGTTCATCCAAATGTTTGCCCAAAACCTAGTCGGAATCAAGTGGCCGCCGACACAGAAGACTTTGCATCAACAGTGTCATCACCAGTGCAAGTGGTTGCATCACCGCCGAAGACTGTGCCACCCTTGTTACCCATGCCTAATCGGCAACGAGATGATACTCTTGAAGAAATTAAATCATTCACTAACTTCATAGCTTACAAGATGAAAAAGTACAGCGAGACCACTAAAAATTCTGTACAACAAGCAATAtgtgatattatttttaaggcTGATCAAAATTTTTACGACAATACAACTTTCGAAGACAATTTTAGCAGTTATCAATCTCCACACAAAGATGAGGAATCGGAAGAGGGCGATATGGAGAACAGGACAATTGACATAGGCAATGGGCAAGTAATTACACTCAAAATGCATCATCACAATTAG